One stretch of Paenibacillus sp. AN1007 DNA includes these proteins:
- a CDS encoding MFS transporter, producing the protein MAVLKPSPSPASVPQTPKVGLRWGIILLLLLGAVVNYLDRSNLSIANTTIAAEFGLSSTQMGLLLSAFLWPYALANLPAGWLVDKFGPKKMFAWASGLWSIATILSAFTNTYSLLYAMRMLLGVSESPFFTSGLKVTERWFAKSERGLPTSIINTGSQIANAIAPPLLTVLMLTMTWRGMFIFVGVIGLIIMLIWIKVYRDPTFAEKRMIKGPEAAPDQSADTDETSAAAAPKANWGSLFKHKSTWFMIIGNFGIMFTIWVYLTWLPSYLEKEQGFTLKETGWIASIPFVAGIIGVLLGGFISDFFIRKGVNAVTSRKVPIVGGAILAAASVAPIPFIDSTVVSIILLSVGYFASQLPSGVIWTLAADIAPGEQVASLGAIQNFGGFLGAALAPIVTGYILDTTGSFNNVFLLGAGLLLLGAVSYGVFLKKPIAKAA; encoded by the coding sequence ATGGCAGTGTTAAAACCATCGCCATCCCCTGCCTCAGTCCCTCAAACCCCAAAAGTGGGTCTGAGATGGGGAATTATTCTGTTATTGCTGCTGGGTGCAGTCGTTAACTATTTGGATCGATCCAATCTAAGTATTGCCAATACAACCATTGCCGCAGAATTCGGGCTGTCTTCAACTCAGATGGGTTTGCTGTTATCAGCCTTTCTATGGCCGTATGCCTTAGCAAACCTGCCTGCCGGGTGGCTGGTAGATAAATTCGGTCCGAAAAAGATGTTTGCATGGGCATCAGGACTTTGGTCCATTGCGACCATACTGAGTGCGTTTACCAATACGTATTCGTTGTTATATGCAATGCGAATGCTTCTGGGTGTCTCCGAGTCCCCTTTTTTCACTTCAGGGCTGAAGGTAACAGAGCGCTGGTTTGCCAAAAGTGAGCGGGGCTTGCCGACCTCCATTATTAACACAGGCTCGCAGATTGCCAACGCAATCGCACCGCCGCTGCTGACCGTTCTGATGTTAACGATGACATGGAGAGGTATGTTCATCTTTGTGGGTGTTATTGGTCTGATTATCATGTTGATCTGGATCAAGGTATATCGTGATCCAACTTTTGCCGAGAAGCGGATGATCAAAGGGCCGGAAGCCGCCCCAGATCAAAGTGCCGACACGGACGAAACATCAGCCGCTGCAGCGCCCAAAGCAAACTGGGGTTCGTTATTCAAACATAAAAGCACCTGGTTTATGATTATCGGAAACTTCGGAATTATGTTTACCATCTGGGTATACCTGACTTGGCTTCCGAGCTACCTGGAGAAGGAGCAGGGCTTTACGCTGAAAGAGACAGGCTGGATTGCATCTATCCCGTTCGTAGCCGGAATTATCGGCGTGCTGCTTGGTGGATTTATTTCGGACTTTTTCATTCGAAAAGGGGTTAACGCGGTTACCTCACGAAAAGTTCCCATTGTCGGCGGAGCTATTCTGGCCGCGGCTTCAGTCGCCCCCATACCATTCATTGACAGTACAGTAGTAAGCATCATCCTGCTATCTGTAGGTTACTTTGCTTCTCAGCTGCCATCGGGTGTGATCTGGACACTGGCTGCAGATATTGCTCCGGGTGAACAAGTCGCTTCCTTGGGAGCCATTCAGAACTTCGGCGGATTTCTGGGAGCAGCACTTGCTCCGATTGTAACCGGATACATTTTGGATACGACAGGCAGTTTTAATAATGTATTTTTACTGGGGGCAGGACTGCTGCTCTTGGGGGCTGTTTCTTATGGTGTATTTTTGAAAAAGCCAATCGCTAAAGCTGCCTAA
- a CDS encoding DUF2339 domain-containing protein, with amino-acid sequence MNEFKDRLRQVQEQQKQLAKDYQALLQEYQSDDLTVRNEQLLEQTEAQQLKLHQLEQRARQMEEENARLRIALSEQMLDEKLNLIRVSREKMETYFQGKTAEHNDHISYFEHRTKSNLNALFNKASQHLQEDAAEMKERIAYLASEVNARIELHRQTVWERAEAVRGQMQHGYEQMAEEELSEETMQRRIKQNRMEMRIGLSWINKVAILLLILGVGAAFQYSYSTWFSDEMKGLGFFLLGILMLAGGEWLFRRKQKTFAMGLLGGGISVLFGSIFYSYFLLHIIGLYTGLGLSVLISAVSVLLSLRYQSKTICSFGLVGGYLPFFSYMFTFGLEGTAVYTAMIYLLLLNGIIVFISFGQRWPVVHYISFLLHTPSMLILLWLSPNEQVGMLYSVVTFALYLGITLAYPFKHRVKLTWWDFALLAMNTSLSCLVLYVLFDAAGWNNAQGLLAVIFALVYVGLARFVQRFMAQEKQTILLFYLTSLTFTILLIPFQFGSRWLSMGWLIEGVLLVTFGHFRKFKAVERAGWGIVLLCIMIFVQYDLLSLFFVGEQSYFMLKYSSLTLGTLLITLYYVWALRGSSSAGTGAKFSYASWERGFLDGFRYVTLVNVWLYVLYESNELYVRAVDETFLLYMFYKLLLFAALTIALGYGLGKVKLLRDPFLRGYILFLHAVGCCIALAVTLTMPALQPGVEQHTAAEIVGLLVLIIFNAGVFFAGRDLLIAGIRGQFKSVEWYPVIAGIYLLGIITVFLTIQFQWGDVGLMFSLIYLVLAILYIAYGFRRKYVMIRRLGLGLTLFATGKMVFYDVSLLTAGSKIFAYFSFGVLLLGISYLYQKVSSRMEEIQSKERAAAASSDTSLDSDDGQNQN; translated from the coding sequence ATGAACGAATTTAAGGATCGACTTAGGCAGGTTCAGGAGCAGCAGAAGCAGCTCGCCAAGGACTATCAGGCCTTGCTGCAGGAGTATCAATCCGATGACTTGACGGTTCGCAATGAACAACTGCTGGAGCAGACCGAAGCGCAGCAGCTCAAGCTGCATCAGTTGGAACAGCGTGCACGCCAGATGGAAGAGGAAAATGCGCGTCTGCGTATCGCATTGTCCGAACAGATGCTGGATGAAAAGCTGAATCTGATCCGGGTATCAAGGGAGAAGATGGAGACGTATTTTCAAGGCAAAACAGCCGAGCATAATGATCATATCAGCTATTTTGAACATCGAACAAAATCGAATCTGAACGCTCTTTTCAACAAGGCTTCCCAGCATCTGCAGGAGGATGCGGCCGAGATGAAGGAGCGGATTGCCTATCTGGCATCCGAGGTGAATGCAAGGATTGAACTGCACAGGCAGACCGTATGGGAGCGAGCCGAGGCTGTGCGCGGGCAGATGCAGCATGGTTATGAGCAGATGGCCGAGGAAGAGCTGAGCGAGGAAACGATGCAGCGCCGGATTAAGCAGAACCGAATGGAGATGCGCATTGGACTCAGCTGGATTAACAAAGTGGCCATCCTGCTCCTTATACTGGGAGTCGGTGCAGCTTTTCAATATTCATATTCCACATGGTTTAGCGATGAGATGAAGGGTTTAGGCTTCTTCCTGCTCGGCATATTGATGCTTGCAGGCGGTGAGTGGCTGTTTCGCCGTAAGCAGAAAACATTTGCGATGGGACTGCTCGGCGGAGGCATCTCTGTGCTGTTCGGTTCTATTTTCTACAGTTACTTCCTGCTGCATATCATCGGGCTGTATACGGGATTGGGCTTATCTGTACTGATATCGGCCGTCTCCGTATTGTTGTCCTTGAGGTATCAGTCTAAAACGATCTGCTCCTTTGGTCTTGTGGGCGGATATCTGCCTTTCTTTTCTTACATGTTCACCTTTGGATTGGAAGGGACAGCAGTCTATACCGCGATGATCTATCTGCTGCTTCTGAACGGTATTATTGTATTCATATCCTTTGGCCAGCGTTGGCCGGTGGTGCATTACATCAGCTTCCTGCTGCACACGCCGTCCATGCTGATTCTGTTATGGCTGTCACCAAATGAACAGGTGGGGATGCTCTATTCTGTGGTAACGTTTGCATTGTATCTTGGTATTACGCTCGCATATCCGTTTAAGCACCGGGTGAAGTTAACCTGGTGGGATTTTGCTTTGTTAGCGATGAATACGAGCTTAAGCTGTCTCGTCTTATATGTGCTGTTTGATGCAGCGGGCTGGAATAATGCGCAGGGCTTACTCGCCGTTATTTTTGCACTCGTATATGTAGGACTCGCCCGCTTCGTTCAGCGCTTTATGGCGCAGGAGAAACAGACGATCCTGCTTTTTTATCTCACGTCACTTACCTTCACCATCCTGCTCATTCCATTCCAGTTTGGTTCCAGATGGCTGTCGATGGGCTGGTTGATTGAAGGCGTGCTGCTCGTTACATTTGGACATTTCAGAAAATTTAAGGCAGTCGAACGTGCAGGCTGGGGCATTGTGCTCCTGTGTATCATGATCTTTGTACAATATGATCTGCTGTCCTTATTCTTTGTAGGGGAACAGTCGTACTTCATGTTAAAATACTCCAGTCTTACGCTCGGCACCCTGCTTATCACCCTCTATTATGTCTGGGCGCTGCGCGGCAGCTCCTCCGCAGGAACTGGAGCAAAGTTCAGTTATGCCTCGTGGGAGCGTGGTTTTCTGGATGGGTTCAGATATGTGACCCTTGTGAACGTGTGGTTATACGTGCTCTATGAATCGAATGAACTGTATGTAAGGGCAGTTGATGAAACGTTCCTGCTGTACATGTTCTACAAACTGCTTCTGTTTGCGGCACTGACAATTGCACTGGGGTATGGACTAGGTAAAGTGAAGCTGCTCCGTGATCCGTTCCTACGAGGGTACATACTCTTTTTACATGCAGTCGGATGCTGCATCGCGCTGGCAGTGACCTTGACGATGCCTGCACTGCAGCCGGGGGTAGAGCAGCATACGGCGGCCGAAATTGTCGGGCTGCTGGTGTTAATTATTTTCAATGCAGGTGTGTTCTTCGCGGGAAGGGATCTGCTCATAGCGGGTATCCGTGGTCAGTTCAAAAGTGTCGAGTGGTATCCGGTCATTGCGGGAATCTATCTGCTTGGTATCATCACCGTGTTCCTGACGATCCAGTTCCAGTGGGGTGATGTGGGACTTATGTTCAGTCTGATCTATCTGGTGCTGGCGATTCTTTATATTGCCTACGGGTTCCGCCGAAAATATGTCATGATTCGGCGCCTCGGCTTGGGGTTGACGCTGTTCGCCACAGGTAAGATGGTGTTCTACGACGTGAGTCTGCTGACCGCAGGCAGCAAAATCTTCGCCTATTTCAGCTTTGGTGTGCTGCTGCTGGGCATCTCTTACCTGTATCAGAAGGTATCCAGCCGGATGGAGGAGATCCAGTCGAAGGAACGCGCGGCAGCTGCATCATCAGATACATCCCTCGACTCGGATGATGGACAGAATCAGAATTGA
- a CDS encoding IclR family transcriptional regulator — translation MDNIRMNKSAERVADLLVLFARSGTPLTLNEICKHMNMPKSSGFELVQTLLHKGFVEMDDARLKTYRLGIAVFETGMAYLSNMGVPHMARPLLQELNRQTGSTAFLGIEDKGRIVYLDKAESYSVMRPTAKLGSRRYMHTTGLGKALLAALPTSRVMEILGEGEIPSRTSYSKVTIPDILQDMQEIRERGYSIDDREDHLEMYCIGSAVYDQWNEPAAAISVASMYSTMTPEREASIVKLVKEAAWKLSSQLGYSGDRLYPGIQE, via the coding sequence ATGGACAATATTCGCATGAATAAGTCTGCGGAGCGAGTTGCGGATTTACTCGTTTTATTTGCGAGGAGTGGTACTCCGTTAACACTGAATGAGATTTGCAAACATATGAACATGCCAAAGAGCAGTGGTTTCGAACTGGTACAAACCTTGCTGCATAAGGGTTTTGTTGAAATGGATGATGCGCGCCTCAAGACGTATCGTCTAGGCATCGCCGTGTTTGAGACGGGTATGGCTTATTTGTCCAACATGGGCGTTCCTCATATGGCCCGGCCTCTGCTTCAAGAGCTGAATCGTCAGACGGGAAGCACGGCTTTTCTTGGGATCGAGGATAAAGGTCGAATTGTATATCTGGATAAAGCAGAGAGTTATTCGGTCATGCGTCCAACAGCCAAGCTGGGCTCCCGCCGATATATGCATACGACGGGTTTGGGCAAAGCACTGCTTGCAGCCCTTCCGACCAGCAGGGTGATGGAGATTCTGGGAGAAGGCGAGATTCCGTCACGCACTTCCTACTCGAAAGTAACCATTCCTGATATTTTGCAGGATATGCAGGAGATTCGCGAGCGTGGTTACTCCATCGACGACCGGGAAGACCATCTGGAGATGTACTGTATTGGATCTGCTGTCTATGATCAGTGGAACGAGCCTGCAGCTGCAATCAGCGTGGCCAGCATGTACTCCACGATGACTCCGGAACGTGAGGCGAGCATTGTCAAACTGGTTAAGGAAGCGGCATGGAAGCTTTCAAGTCAGCTGGGTTACAGTGGTGATCGGTTATACCCTGGAATACAGGAGTAA
- a CDS encoding class I SAM-dependent methyltransferase, whose protein sequence is MMIIQYIPWLIAVLTLIAVVWIVVVSWQNGISPMPTSRPVRQVVIQEVNRISGYADIIEAGSGWGTLGMDVVKHCPGKRLTGIENSLIPLWTSQGLTWLSIWLRRAGGRQHSLKGRLRFIRGSIYTCSYAHADCVICYLFPGAMTRIEDKFQRELPPGAKVISVCFALPGKEPLRVITCRDALRTKVYVYAF, encoded by the coding sequence ATGATGATTATTCAATATATTCCGTGGCTCATCGCTGTATTGACGCTAATCGCAGTTGTGTGGATTGTCGTGGTAAGCTGGCAGAATGGAATCTCACCCATGCCTACCTCTCGCCCGGTCAGGCAGGTGGTGATTCAGGAGGTCAACCGCATATCAGGTTATGCTGATATTATCGAAGCCGGCTCGGGGTGGGGGACACTTGGTATGGATGTGGTGAAGCATTGTCCGGGCAAAAGATTGACCGGCATCGAAAATTCACTCATTCCCTTGTGGACTTCTCAAGGGCTGACATGGCTCAGTATATGGCTCCGCCGTGCCGGAGGGAGACAGCATTCGTTGAAAGGGCGTCTGCGCTTCATTCGCGGCAGCATCTACACCTGCTCCTATGCGCATGCTGACTGTGTGATTTGTTATCTGTTTCCGGGTGCGATGACTCGGATCGAGGACAAGTTCCAACGTGAGCTGCCGCCGGGTGCGAAGGTGATCAGCGTCTGTTTTGCACTGCCAGGCAAAGAACCGCTGCGTGTAATCACCTGCCGTGATGCCCTGCGAACCAAGGTGTATGTGTATGCCTTTTGA
- a CDS encoding FHA domain-containing protein produces MRETAKIVIRTPGQESDGSFAFVSQGRSITVGRYTGVSELDLSIYNQMISKQHCRIHYDTKEQLWVEDLDSKNGTELNGQRLVPYEKYPFGEGDSLTLVNGLIHLRVEGDLGETREYRLSDLLGEGVRLQDHLQTVQVNEDEIPLSKKEYQLFKLLYSELDHFVTREQIIAQVWPERSMLESEPVGIDEINSLIYRTNRKLGIHFTIKSVYKKGVYMKSHVGETD; encoded by the coding sequence ATGCGGGAGACGGCAAAAATCGTCATTCGTACGCCGGGACAGGAGAGCGATGGTTCATTCGCTTTTGTGAGCCAAGGCCGCTCGATTACGGTGGGGCGCTACACAGGTGTTAGTGAACTGGACTTGTCCATCTATAATCAGATGATATCGAAGCAGCACTGCCGCATTCATTATGACACGAAAGAACAGCTCTGGGTCGAGGATCTGGATAGCAAAAATGGAACCGAACTCAACGGGCAGCGTCTCGTTCCATATGAGAAATACCCGTTTGGCGAAGGGGACAGCCTGACACTGGTTAACGGTCTGATCCACCTTCGGGTGGAAGGCGATCTGGGAGAAACGAGAGAATATCGTTTATCCGATCTGCTTGGCGAGGGTGTACGTCTGCAGGACCACCTGCAGACAGTGCAGGTGAACGAGGACGAAATTCCGCTATCCAAAAAAGAGTACCAACTGTTCAAGCTGCTGTACAGTGAACTGGACCATTTTGTAACGAGAGAGCAGATCATTGCTCAGGTGTGGCCGGAACGCAGCATGCTGGAGAGTGAGCCGGTAGGTATCGACGAAATCAACTCGCTGATTTATCGCACGAATCGCAAGCTTGGTATTCATTTTACGATTAAATCCGTGTACAAAAAGGGTGTATACATGAAGTCTCATGTTGGCGAGACGGATTAA
- a CDS encoding AAA family ATPase gives MKPILIFLIGSAGSGKSTIGKKLAAEHHFCYLDKDVVCNTFTGKLLEAHGFSPHDRDGTYYRDTVMDLEYETLLNVANDNLQLGRSVILDAPFVGYFHKSDYIHQLLSRYAWAEVVPVVIRVDVEVEVLHQRLKSRGLERDQWKLDHWDTFVQGMQANRCVWENIEFITVDNSSEEFDLGQLTSRLPLSASLT, from the coding sequence ATGAAACCTATCCTGATTTTTCTGATTGGCTCTGCCGGTTCGGGCAAATCAACGATTGGCAAAAAACTGGCTGCCGAGCACCACTTTTGTTATCTGGACAAAGATGTGGTGTGCAACACCTTTACGGGAAAGCTTCTGGAAGCACACGGCTTCTCCCCTCATGACCGCGATGGCACCTATTATCGCGACACCGTCATGGATTTGGAGTATGAAACATTGTTAAACGTAGCAAATGACAATCTGCAATTAGGCAGATCGGTCATTCTGGATGCGCCTTTTGTTGGCTATTTTCATAAAAGCGATTACATTCATCAGCTGCTCTCTAGATATGCATGGGCAGAGGTTGTTCCTGTTGTGATACGAGTTGATGTGGAGGTGGAGGTTCTGCATCAGCGGCTCAAAAGTCGGGGCTTGGAGCGAGACCAATGGAAGCTGGATCACTGGGATACCTTTGTCCAGGGAATGCAGGCCAATCGCTGTGTGTGGGAAAATATCGAATTCATTACCGTAGATAACAGCTCGGAGGAGTTTGATCTTGGACAACTGACTTCACGGCTGCCCTTATCTGCATCGCTGACATGA
- a CDS encoding LCP family protein, with product MMENSAANLTRRKPKKSKKNWKKPLIITLSILIVLGGLGFIFQKELVRLAFNMFASGTVKEALDKSYKAVGNEEAPVVEHTDPFSILLLGIDQRDNEPSRSDTIIYSVVRPEDNKVLLLSIPRDSYTEIVGRDVKSKINSAYAHGEAKMAIDTVEKLLENKVDFYAAINFHGLKDIVDAVGGVELPIKKNIENKLKIHEKLFVEANKPIYNGEEALAYVRYREDSDFNRTMRHRIFLSAFMNRALEVKNLTKIPDVIKIAGSNFTTNMKSDFIVDFAEALYMKDSIPTISNYMLKGDGKMRSGTWYYDLSEDDLTYVRGMIASWLDPNTTQLIEPDTKDEADTAAETN from the coding sequence ATGATGGAAAACAGTGCTGCAAACTTAACTAGACGGAAGCCGAAAAAGTCGAAAAAAAATTGGAAGAAGCCGCTCATCATAACCCTCAGTATACTAATTGTGCTGGGAGGCCTCGGGTTTATTTTTCAAAAGGAACTTGTGAGGTTGGCCTTTAATATGTTCGCCTCAGGTACGGTGAAGGAAGCGCTGGACAAATCGTATAAAGCCGTTGGTAACGAAGAGGCTCCGGTCGTGGAGCATACCGATCCGTTCTCAATACTGCTGCTGGGTATCGATCAGCGCGATAATGAACCAAGCCGTTCAGACACCATTATTTATTCCGTCGTGCGTCCAGAGGACAATAAGGTGCTGCTGCTGTCCATTCCTCGTGACTCCTACACCGAAATTGTCGGTCGTGATGTGAAATCCAAAATCAACTCGGCCTATGCTCACGGCGAAGCCAAGATGGCCATTGACACGGTGGAGAAGCTGCTGGAGAACAAAGTAGATTTCTATGCGGCGATTAACTTTCACGGGTTGAAGGACATCGTAGATGCGGTTGGAGGCGTTGAGCTGCCGATCAAGAAAAACATAGAGAACAAACTTAAGATCCATGAGAAGTTATTCGTAGAGGCTAACAAACCGATCTATAACGGCGAAGAGGCCTTGGCTTATGTGCGCTACCGGGAGGATTCTGATTTTAACCGCACGATGCGTCATCGGATATTCCTGAGTGCATTCATGAATCGTGCGCTGGAGGTCAAAAATCTGACCAAAATCCCAGACGTCATCAAGATTGCCGGATCGAATTTTACAACAAATATGAAATCGGATTTTATCGTAGATTTTGCCGAGGCTTTATATATGAAAGACAGCATTCCAACCATCAGCAACTATATGCTGAAAGGGGACGGGAAGATGCGCAGTGGTACTTGGTATTATGATCTGTCCGAAGATGATCTGACCTATGTACGCGGCATGATTGCCAGCTGGCTGGACCCGAACACAACGCAGTTGATCGAGCCGGACACAAAGGATGAGGCGGACACGGCCGCTGAAACCAACTAG
- a CDS encoding YdcF family protein, translated as MSYPFDCITEFMFFETNIETADVILIPGGSHPQLMESAAELYHSGFAPYILPSGGSTPNVPATEWEFLRDTGIELGVPETAILREDQAANTFENSRFSKNVLQQMGIKHAKAILVCKSHHARRALLTYQTVFNETSFYVKPVTDKSGITKDNWFFDDKKIAPVMKELTKIGQYFAHHIPNWVNPPS; from the coding sequence ATGTCATATCCATTCGACTGCATTACCGAGTTTATGTTCTTCGAAACCAACATAGAAACCGCTGATGTGATCCTGATTCCTGGGGGGAGCCATCCGCAGTTGATGGAAAGTGCGGCTGAGCTGTATCATTCAGGTTTTGCACCTTACATCCTGCCCTCAGGCGGCTCAACACCAAATGTTCCAGCAACAGAATGGGAATTTCTTCGCGACACCGGAATAGAATTAGGTGTACCCGAAACAGCCATTTTACGTGAAGATCAGGCTGCAAACACCTTTGAAAATTCAAGATTCTCGAAGAATGTCCTTCAACAAATGGGGATTAAACATGCTAAAGCGATATTAGTTTGCAAATCACACCATGCACGCCGTGCCTTACTGACGTATCAGACTGTTTTTAACGAGACTTCTTTCTATGTGAAACCTGTAACAGATAAGAGCGGGATTACCAAAGACAATTGGTTCTTTGATGATAAGAAAATTGCTCCCGTGATGAAAGAGCTGACCAAGATAGGCCAATATTTTGCTCATCATATACCGAATTGGGTGAACCCTCCAAGCTAA
- a CDS encoding bifunctional 2-keto-4-hydroxyglutarate aldolase/2-keto-3-deoxy-6-phosphogluconate aldolase, whose product MWRKLENMNIIADTGIVLIIRSESEEEALAVAEAAIAGGIRALEITMSVPGALDVIKVLSRKYSSKGILIGAGTILDGETARAAILAGAEMLVSPQLNPDMIKVANRYQAVTVSGAFTAKEIVETLEAGADIVKLFPAESVGPQYVKAMSAPLPQAAIAPTGGVTPQNVHEWLAAGCVGVGVGSYITKAAKDSGDYGKVTKAAEEFLQAVKAAR is encoded by the coding sequence ATGTGGCGTAAGCTGGAGAATATGAACATCATTGCGGATACCGGTATTGTACTGATTATTCGATCAGAGAGTGAAGAAGAGGCGTTAGCTGTTGCCGAGGCGGCGATCGCAGGGGGCATTCGGGCGCTCGAGATTACGATGAGTGTGCCGGGTGCACTGGATGTTATTAAAGTTTTGTCCCGAAAATATTCATCCAAAGGGATTCTGATTGGTGCGGGTACCATTCTGGATGGAGAGACGGCGCGAGCTGCCATTTTGGCCGGTGCTGAAATGCTGGTAAGTCCGCAGCTTAATCCTGACATGATCAAAGTGGCCAATCGCTATCAGGCGGTTACGGTCAGTGGTGCATTCACGGCCAAGGAGATCGTGGAGACGCTTGAAGCGGGTGCAGATATTGTGAAGCTGTTCCCGGCAGAATCTGTGGGGCCGCAATATGTCAAAGCGATGTCTGCCCCTCTGCCTCAAGCAGCGATTGCACCTACGGGCGGAGTAACACCGCAAAATGTGCATGAATGGCTGGCAGCAGGTTGTGTTGGAGTTGGTGTGGGCAGCTACATTACCAAAGCCGCGAAGGATTCCGGTGATTATGGGAAAGTAACCAAGGCAGCTGAAGAGTTTCTGCAGGCCGTAAAGGCCGCACGCTGA